One genomic window of Punica granatum isolate Tunisia-2019 chromosome 1, ASM765513v2, whole genome shotgun sequence includes the following:
- the LOC116196429 gene encoding auxin-responsive protein IAA13-like isoform X2: MSHEVAEDAELELGLGLSLGGGRAKHGGWREYGRILTAEDFPSLVSQSANNSNAVAGSVSGNKRAAAEPDSQDGGGGSPTSVSQIVGWPPIRSYRINSLVNQKPPRSEEAKGSVGKKDEPSHVPKGNRPYEGKTSNTVKEMSNLGFVKVCVDGIPIGRKVDLNAHSSYETLAQAIEDMFFGPTSSIGGGEKEQVNRPSKLLDGSSDFVLTYEDKEGDWMLVGDVPWRMFLSSVKRLRIMRTSEAKGLGFQERNQTLKRKPI; the protein is encoded by the exons ATGTCGCACGAGGTAGCGGAGGATGCTGAGCTGGAGCTCGGGCTGGGACTCAGCCTAGGCGGCGGGAGGGCCAAGCACGGCGGGTGGCGCGAGTACGGCAGGATACTGACCGCCGAGGACTTCCCTTCCCTCGTATCCCAGTCCGCTAATAACAGCAATGCTGTGGCCGGCTCTGTTTCCGGCAACAAGAGGGCTGCCGCCGAGCCCGACTCCCAGGACGGCGGTGGTGGGTCCCCTACTAGCGTCAG TCAGATTGTGGGATGGCCTCCTATAAGGTCTTATAGGATAAATAGCCTCGTGAATCAAAAGCCCCCCCGCTCTGAAGAGGCCAAGGGTTCGGTTGGCAAGAAAGATGAGCCAAGCCATGTCCCAAAGGGCAACCGTCCATATGAAGGGAAAACAAGTAACACTGTCAAAGAGATGTCAAATCTCGGGTTCGTGAAGGTGTGTGTGGATGGGATTCCCATAGGCAGGAAGGTGGACTTGAATGCTCACTCAAGCTACGAGACTCTAGCACAAGCGATAGAAGACATGTTCTTTGGACCCACCAGTTCAATTG GTGGTGGAGAGAAGGAACAAGTTAATCGACCATCTAAGCTTCTTGATGGATCGTCCGATTTTGTGCTTACTTATGAGGATAAAGAGGGAGACTGGATGCTTGTGGGAGATGTCCCTTGGAG GATGTTCCTCAGCTCAGTGAAAAGGCTCAGAATCATGAGAACCTCTGAGGCTAAAGGACTCG GATTCCAAGAAAGGAACCAGACGCTGAAAAGAAAACCCATATAG
- the LOC116196429 gene encoding auxin-responsive protein IAA13-like isoform X1 produces MSHEVAEDAELELGLGLSLGGGRAKHGGWREYGRILTAEDFPSLVSQSANNSNAVAGSVSGNKRAAAEPDSQDGGGGSPTSVSQIVGWPPIRSYRINSLVNQKPPRSEEAKGSVGKKDEPSHVPKGNRPYEGKTSNTVKEMSNLGFVKVCVDGIPIGRKVDLNAHSSYETLAQAIEDMFFGPTSSIGGGEKEQVNRPSKLLDGSSDFVLTYEDKEGDWMLVGDVPWRMFLSSVKRLRIMRTSEAKGLATGFQERNQTLKRKPI; encoded by the exons ATGTCGCACGAGGTAGCGGAGGATGCTGAGCTGGAGCTCGGGCTGGGACTCAGCCTAGGCGGCGGGAGGGCCAAGCACGGCGGGTGGCGCGAGTACGGCAGGATACTGACCGCCGAGGACTTCCCTTCCCTCGTATCCCAGTCCGCTAATAACAGCAATGCTGTGGCCGGCTCTGTTTCCGGCAACAAGAGGGCTGCCGCCGAGCCCGACTCCCAGGACGGCGGTGGTGGGTCCCCTACTAGCGTCAG TCAGATTGTGGGATGGCCTCCTATAAGGTCTTATAGGATAAATAGCCTCGTGAATCAAAAGCCCCCCCGCTCTGAAGAGGCCAAGGGTTCGGTTGGCAAGAAAGATGAGCCAAGCCATGTCCCAAAGGGCAACCGTCCATATGAAGGGAAAACAAGTAACACTGTCAAAGAGATGTCAAATCTCGGGTTCGTGAAGGTGTGTGTGGATGGGATTCCCATAGGCAGGAAGGTGGACTTGAATGCTCACTCAAGCTACGAGACTCTAGCACAAGCGATAGAAGACATGTTCTTTGGACCCACCAGTTCAATTG GTGGTGGAGAGAAGGAACAAGTTAATCGACCATCTAAGCTTCTTGATGGATCGTCCGATTTTGTGCTTACTTATGAGGATAAAGAGGGAGACTGGATGCTTGTGGGAGATGTCCCTTGGAG GATGTTCCTCAGCTCAGTGAAAAGGCTCAGAATCATGAGAACCTCTGAGGCTAAAGGACTCG CAACAGGATTCCAAGAAAGGAACCAGACGCTGAAAAGAAAACCCATATAG